A single region of the Nocardioides ochotonae genome encodes:
- the gcvP gene encoding aminomethyl-transferring glycine dehydrogenase, with amino-acid sequence MLARVGHASLEELMDAAVPGAIRSADALDLPPALSEHQVADELRALAAANRPGEAMIGLGYHATITPPVIRRNVLEDPSWYTAYTPYQPEISQGRLEALLNFQTMVGDLTGLPTANASLLDEGTAAAEAMTLVRRANRAASGPFVVDADALPQTIEVVRTRAEAMGIEVVLADLTDGLPAGLDQVCGVLVQYPGASGRITDPRPAIDAAHERGGLAVVAADLLALTLLESPGTLGADVAVGTTQRFGVPLFHGGPHAGYMAVRAGLERHLPGRLVGVSIDAEGRPAYRLALQTREQHIRRDKATSNICTAQVLLAVVASMYAVYHGPEGLRGIARHTHTLATRAAASLAAAGLAITTDTFFDTFGVVVPGRAAEVVAAARAEGLQLRLVDADTVGLSFSEVSGEQTLRGLHAAFGVAAQEVEPAAALPAELARTTSYLTHEVFSAHRSETQMLRYLRRLSARDYALDRGMIPLGSCTMKLNATTEMEPVSLPGFADLHPFVPAEDAAGYHRLVAELEGWLAEATGYDRVSVQPNAGSQGELAGLLAIRGYHRAHGQEARDVCLIPSSAHGTNAASAVMAGMRVVVVKAGEDGAVDLDDLRAQCEKHADDLAAIMVTYPSTHGAYEDTVTELCEIVHAHGGQVYIDGANFNALLGYAKPGEFGGDVSHLNLHKTFCIPHGGGGPGVGPVALRAHLAPYLPSHGMHPDPERRDGIGAISAAPYGSAGILPISWAYVRLMGAAGLTRATASAVLAANYVAARLDEYFPVLYRGHNGLVAHECILDLRPLTKATGVSVDDVAKRLVDYGFHAPTMSFPVAGTLMVEPTESEDLGEIDRFCDAMIAIRAEIERVASGEWKVADSPLRHAPHTSAAVLGEWDRAYPRELGAFPTGPDPDKYWPPVARIDQAYGDRNLVCSCPPPEAFAEG; translated from the coding sequence ATGCTGGCCCGCGTCGGTCACGCCTCGCTCGAGGAGCTGATGGACGCCGCCGTGCCCGGCGCGATCCGCAGCGCAGACGCGCTCGACCTGCCGCCGGCGCTCTCCGAGCACCAGGTGGCCGACGAGCTGCGTGCCCTCGCGGCCGCGAACCGCCCCGGCGAGGCGATGATCGGACTGGGCTACCACGCCACGATCACCCCGCCGGTGATCCGGCGCAACGTGCTGGAGGACCCGAGCTGGTACACCGCCTACACGCCGTACCAGCCGGAGATCTCCCAGGGCCGCCTCGAGGCGCTGCTGAACTTCCAGACGATGGTCGGGGACCTCACCGGCCTGCCGACCGCCAACGCCTCGCTGCTCGACGAGGGCACCGCGGCCGCCGAGGCGATGACCCTGGTACGCCGGGCCAACCGCGCGGCGTCCGGTCCGTTCGTGGTCGACGCCGACGCGCTGCCGCAGACCATCGAGGTGGTGCGCACCCGTGCGGAGGCCATGGGCATCGAGGTGGTGCTCGCCGACCTGACCGACGGGCTGCCCGCCGGGCTCGACCAGGTGTGCGGGGTGCTCGTGCAGTACCCCGGCGCGTCCGGGCGGATCACCGACCCGCGCCCGGCGATCGACGCCGCACACGAGCGGGGTGGTCTGGCGGTGGTCGCCGCCGACCTGCTCGCGCTGACCCTGCTGGAGTCGCCCGGCACGCTGGGCGCCGACGTCGCGGTCGGCACCACCCAGCGCTTCGGCGTCCCGCTCTTCCACGGCGGGCCGCACGCCGGCTACATGGCGGTGCGCGCCGGGCTGGAGCGGCATCTGCCCGGCCGCTTGGTCGGGGTGTCCATCGATGCCGAGGGCCGCCCGGCGTACCGCCTGGCGCTGCAGACCCGCGAGCAGCACATCCGCCGCGACAAGGCGACCTCCAACATCTGCACCGCCCAGGTGCTGCTGGCCGTCGTCGCCTCGATGTACGCCGTCTACCACGGCCCCGAGGGGCTGCGGGGGATCGCGCGGCACACGCACACGTTGGCCACGCGCGCTGCGGCCTCGCTGGCCGCCGCGGGCCTGGCGATCACCACCGACACGTTCTTCGACACCTTCGGCGTCGTGGTGCCCGGGCGCGCGGCCGAGGTGGTTGCCGCCGCTCGGGCCGAGGGGCTCCAGCTCCGGCTGGTCGACGCCGATACCGTCGGGCTGTCCTTCTCCGAGGTCAGTGGGGAGCAGACGCTGCGGGGGCTGCACGCGGCCTTCGGCGTCGCTGCGCAGGAGGTCGAGCCGGCGGCCGCCCTGCCCGCGGAGCTGGCCCGCACGACGTCGTACCTCACCCACGAGGTGTTCTCCGCGCACCGCAGCGAGACCCAGATGCTGCGCTACCTGCGCCGGCTGTCCGCGCGCGACTACGCGCTGGACCGCGGGATGATCCCGCTCGGGTCCTGCACGATGAAGCTCAACGCGACCACCGAGATGGAGCCGGTGTCGCTGCCCGGCTTCGCCGACCTGCACCCGTTCGTCCCGGCCGAGGACGCAGCCGGCTACCACCGGCTGGTCGCCGAGCTGGAGGGCTGGCTGGCCGAGGCCACCGGCTACGACCGGGTCTCGGTACAGCCCAACGCCGGGTCCCAGGGCGAGCTGGCGGGTCTGCTCGCGATCCGTGGCTACCACCGGGCCCACGGCCAGGAGGCTCGTGACGTCTGCCTGATCCCGTCCTCGGCGCACGGGACCAACGCCGCCTCCGCGGTGATGGCCGGCATGCGGGTGGTCGTCGTCAAGGCCGGCGAGGACGGCGCGGTCGACCTCGACGACCTGCGCGCGCAGTGCGAGAAGCACGCCGACGATCTCGCCGCGATCATGGTCACCTACCCCTCCACGCACGGCGCCTACGAGGACACCGTCACCGAGCTGTGCGAGATCGTGCACGCGCACGGCGGGCAGGTCTACATCGACGGCGCCAACTTCAACGCGCTGCTCGGCTATGCCAAGCCCGGGGAGTTCGGCGGCGACGTCTCGCACCTCAACCTGCACAAGACCTTCTGCATCCCGCACGGCGGCGGCGGGCCGGGCGTCGGCCCGGTCGCGCTGCGCGCGCACCTCGCGCCGTACCTGCCCAGCCACGGGATGCACCCCGACCCCGAGCGCCGCGACGGCATCGGCGCGATCAGCGCGGCGCCGTACGGCTCGGCCGGGATCCTGCCGATCTCGTGGGCCTACGTGCGCCTGATGGGTGCCGCCGGGCTGACCCGGGCGACGGCGTCGGCGGTGCTGGCCGCCAACTACGTCGCAGCCCGGCTCGACGAGTACTTCCCGGTGCTCTACCGCGGCCACAACGGGCTGGTCGCGCACGAGTGCATCCTGGACCTGCGCCCGCTGACCAAGGCGACCGGCGTGAGCGTCGACGACGTGGCCAAGCGGCTGGTCGACTACGGCTTCCACGCCCCGACGATGTCGTTCCCGGTGGCCGGCACCCTGATGGTCGAGCCCACCGAGTCCGAGGATCTCGGCGAGATCGACCGGTTCTGCGACGCCATGATCGCGATCCGCGCCGAGATCGAGCGCGTCGCGTCGGGGGAGTGGAAGGTCGCCGACTCCCCGCTGCGCCACGCGCCGCACACCTCGGCGGCCGTGCTGGGCGAGTGGGACCGCGCCTACCCGCGCGAGCTCGGCGCCTTCCCGACCGGACCGGACCCGGACAAGTACTGGCCCCCGGTGGCCCGCATCGACCAGGCGTACGGCGACCGCAACCTGGTCTGCTCCTGCCCGCCGCCGGAGGCGTTCGCGGAGGGGTGA
- a CDS encoding Ig-like domain-containing protein: protein MRHQSVRSVSRAAVGVLAAATMLPLMSATAHAEPNTAPVAGDDAVTLYATGITHLDLLANDADADGDELAVCRVERSPVRRVLLAANGSVSSIGLADLLGLGEDELDELGPLAEPGYALVATGPKASGTYRFTYYACDRTALAPATVTATVLPAPKVTVRKVAGKPGRLRVTNPSTLPMRFSWEPHDRSAELPWLGARGTSAARAYGAVRVPAGATRTVRVKGPVVSWDATGRRGGFHLEGRVRGIRTR, encoded by the coding sequence ATGCGCCACCAGTCTGTCCGCAGCGTCAGCCGAGCGGCGGTGGGCGTCCTCGCCGCCGCGACGATGTTGCCGCTCATGAGCGCGACCGCGCACGCGGAGCCGAACACCGCCCCGGTCGCCGGCGACGACGCGGTCACCCTCTACGCCACCGGCATCACGCACCTCGACCTGCTCGCCAACGACGCCGACGCCGACGGCGACGAGCTCGCCGTGTGCCGTGTCGAGCGCTCGCCCGTTCGCCGGGTGCTGCTCGCCGCCAACGGCTCGGTCAGCTCGATCGGCCTGGCCGACCTCCTCGGCCTCGGGGAGGACGAACTCGACGAGCTCGGTCCGCTCGCCGAGCCCGGCTACGCCCTCGTGGCGACGGGGCCGAAGGCCAGCGGCACCTACCGGTTCACCTACTACGCCTGCGACCGCACGGCTCTCGCCCCGGCCACCGTCACGGCCACCGTGCTGCCCGCCCCGAAGGTCACGGTCCGCAAGGTCGCCGGCAAGCCCGGCCGTCTGCGGGTCACCAACCCCAGCACGCTGCCGATGCGGTTCAGCTGGGAGCCCCACGACCGGAGCGCCGAGCTCCCCTGGCTCGGGGCGCGAGGCACGTCGGCCGCTCGTGCGTACGGCGCTGTCCGCGTGCCCGCCGGTGCCACCAGGACCGTGCGGGTCAAGGGTCCGGTCGTGTCCTGGGACGCGACCGGCCGCCGCGGGGGCTTCCACCTCGAGGGCCGGGTCCGCGGCATCCGCACCCGCTGA
- a CDS encoding metallopeptidase TldD-related protein has translation MSSSFSPQSFVEHALTTSDADECVVLVRTTASANLRWANNTLTTNGVTRGCEVTVISFVRTAEGTATGSVTGTATLLAQVADLARAADAVARAASPAEDVAPLAGDAVSADWDDAPAATDIGVFGSFAPALGTAFGRAAGAQRVLYGFVSHEVTTTYLGSSTGLRLRHVQPTGHYGVTGKSADLTRSAWVGGATRDFAGIDALALDDELAQRLAWASRRVELPAGRYDTILPPSAVADLMIDAYWSAGARVAHEGQSVYSRRGGGTRIGERIARPGVHLLSDPAYDGLQAAPFVIATTSGNESSVFDNGLPLHRTEWIRDGELAALLQTRHSAAMTGQPLTPAIDNLVLSVDGATGTLDDLVAGTERGLLLTCLWYIREVDTQSLLLTGLTRDGVYLVEDGKVTGAVNNFRFNESPISILDRFTHASATVPSFSREWGEDYFSRTATPALRVPDFNMSSVSQAL, from the coding sequence ATGAGCAGCTCCTTCTCGCCCCAGTCCTTCGTCGAGCACGCCCTCACGACCTCCGACGCCGACGAGTGCGTCGTGCTGGTGCGCACCACCGCCTCCGCCAACCTGCGCTGGGCCAACAACACCCTCACCACCAACGGCGTCACCCGCGGGTGCGAGGTCACGGTGATCTCCTTCGTGCGCACCGCGGAGGGCACCGCCACCGGCTCGGTCACCGGCACCGCGACCCTGCTGGCCCAGGTCGCCGACCTGGCCCGGGCCGCCGACGCCGTCGCCCGCGCCGCGTCGCCCGCCGAGGACGTCGCGCCGCTGGCCGGCGACGCCGTCTCCGCCGACTGGGACGATGCCCCCGCCGCCACCGACATCGGCGTCTTCGGCTCCTTCGCCCCCGCTCTCGGCACGGCGTTCGGCCGGGCCGCGGGCGCCCAGCGGGTGCTCTACGGCTTCGTCAGCCACGAGGTCACCACCACCTACCTCGGCTCCAGCACCGGTCTGCGGCTGCGCCACGTGCAGCCGACCGGGCACTACGGGGTCACCGGCAAGAGCGCCGACCTGACCCGCAGCGCGTGGGTCGGCGGCGCCACCCGCGACTTCGCGGGCATCGATGCCCTCGCCCTCGACGACGAGCTCGCTCAGCGCCTCGCCTGGGCCTCGCGCCGCGTGGAGCTGCCGGCGGGGCGTTACGACACGATCCTGCCGCCGAGCGCGGTCGCCGACCTGATGATCGACGCGTACTGGTCGGCCGGCGCGCGCGTCGCGCACGAGGGGCAGTCGGTGTACAGCCGACGCGGCGGTGGCACCCGGATCGGCGAGCGGATCGCCCGACCCGGCGTCCATCTGCTCTCCGACCCGGCGTACGACGGGCTCCAGGCGGCGCCGTTCGTGATCGCGACGACCTCGGGCAACGAGTCCTCGGTCTTCGACAACGGCCTCCCGCTGCACCGCACCGAGTGGATCCGCGACGGCGAGCTCGCGGCCCTGCTGCAGACCCGGCACTCCGCCGCGATGACCGGGCAGCCGCTCACCCCCGCCATCGACAACCTGGTGCTGTCCGTCGACGGCGCCACCGGCACCCTCGACGACCTGGTGGCCGGCACCGAGCGCGGCCTGCTGCTGACCTGCCTGTGGTACATCCGCGAGGTCGACACCCAGAGCCTGCTGCTCACCGGGCTGACCCGCGACGGCGTCTACCTCGTCGAGGACGGCAAGGTCACCGGCGCGGTCAACAACTTCCGCTTCAACGAGAGCCCGATCAGCATCCTGGACCGGTTCACCCACGCCTCGGCCACGGTGCCGAGCTTCAGCCGGGAGTGGGGCGAGGACTACTTCTCGCGCACCGCCACCCCGGCGCTGCGGGTCCCGGACTTCAACATGTCGAGCGTCTCCCAGGCTCTCTGA
- a CDS encoding TldD/PmbA family protein: MTGPSSLDPTFTALPYRGLGEAALSRARDLGATHADFRFERVRSQVLSVRDGVLQGASDREDLGFAVRVVHRGAWGFASGVVLTPEEAVRVAGEAIAVAELSATMTPVPVELAAEPTHRDVTWVGPCEIDPFATPLADKAAVLIDWTERLRRGADVDHASAYLLQVHENKYYADTAGTRTTQQRVRVQPGFEAMGTVGDTYDSMASIAPPVARGWEYVAGRPGSGSGAWDWDAELAEVPELLAEKLRAPGVVAGEHDLVIHPSNLWLTIHESIGHATELDRALGYEASYAGTSFATPDQLGTLQYGSPVMNVTGDRTVEHGLASIGYDDEGVEAQSWDLIRDGVLVGYQLDRAMAHAMPELNDGRSNGCAYADSPGHVPIQRMANVSLQPAPDGPSTEELISRVERGLYVVGDKSWSIDMQRFNFQFTGQRFHEIRDGELRGQVRDVAYQATTTDFWGSMEAVGGPQTWVLGGAFNCGKAQPGQVASVSHGCPSALFRGVRILNTTDEAGTR; encoded by the coding sequence ATGACCGGCCCGAGCTCGCTGGACCCGACGTTCACCGCCCTGCCCTACCGCGGCCTGGGCGAGGCCGCGCTCTCCCGGGCCCGGGACCTCGGCGCCACGCATGCCGACTTCCGCTTCGAGCGGGTGCGCTCCCAGGTGCTCTCGGTGCGCGACGGCGTGCTCCAGGGCGCCAGCGACCGCGAGGACCTCGGCTTCGCCGTGCGCGTCGTGCACCGCGGCGCCTGGGGCTTCGCCTCGGGCGTGGTGCTGACCCCCGAGGAGGCCGTGCGGGTCGCCGGCGAGGCGATCGCCGTCGCCGAGCTCTCCGCCACGATGACTCCCGTCCCGGTCGAGCTCGCCGCCGAGCCGACGCATCGCGACGTCACCTGGGTCGGCCCCTGCGAGATCGATCCGTTCGCGACGCCGCTCGCCGACAAGGCGGCGGTCCTCATCGACTGGACCGAGCGGCTGCGTCGCGGCGCCGACGTCGACCACGCCTCGGCGTACCTGCTGCAGGTGCACGAGAACAAGTACTACGCCGACACCGCCGGCACCCGCACCACCCAGCAGCGGGTCCGGGTCCAGCCCGGGTTCGAGGCGATGGGCACCGTCGGGGACACCTACGACTCGATGGCGAGCATCGCCCCTCCCGTCGCCCGTGGGTGGGAGTACGTCGCGGGCCGGCCCGGATCCGGCAGCGGCGCCTGGGACTGGGACGCCGAGCTGGCCGAGGTGCCCGAGCTGCTCGCGGAGAAGCTGCGGGCACCGGGCGTCGTCGCCGGCGAGCACGACCTGGTCATCCACCCCTCCAACCTGTGGCTCACGATCCACGAGTCGATCGGGCACGCCACCGAGCTGGACAGGGCGCTGGGCTACGAGGCCAGCTATGCCGGCACCTCGTTCGCGACCCCCGACCAGCTCGGCACCCTGCAGTACGGCTCCCCGGTCATGAACGTGACCGGCGACCGCACCGTCGAGCACGGGCTGGCGAGCATCGGCTACGACGACGAGGGCGTCGAGGCCCAGTCGTGGGACCTGATCCGCGACGGCGTGCTGGTCGGCTACCAGCTCGACCGGGCCATGGCGCACGCGATGCCGGAGCTCAACGACGGGCGCTCCAACGGTTGCGCCTACGCCGACTCCCCCGGTCACGTGCCTATCCAGCGGATGGCCAACGTCTCCCTCCAGCCAGCGCCCGACGGCCCGAGCACCGAGGAGCTGATCAGCCGCGTCGAGCGCGGGCTCTACGTCGTGGGCGACAAGAGCTGGTCGATCGACATGCAGCGCTTCAACTTCCAGTTCACCGGCCAGCGCTTCCACGAGATCCGCGACGGCGAGCTGCGCGGACAGGTCCGCGACGTGGCCTACCAAGCGACGACCACCGACTTCTGGGGATCGATGGAGGCGGTCGGCGGGCCGCAGACCTGGGTCCTCGGCGGCGCCTTCAACTGCGGCAAGGCCCAGCCCGGCCAGGTCGCCTCGGTGAGCCACGGCTGCCCGAGCGCCCTGTTCCGCGGCGTCCGCATCCTCAACACCACCGACGAGGCAGGCACCCGATGA
- a CDS encoding VOC family protein — protein sequence MDLRLNPYLSFDGTAAEAMEFYRGVFGGHLAQTSYAEAGQSDEPGERDKVMHAMLVSADGFVLMGADNPAGLERIPGNAFAVSLSGADETKLRGFWERLSDDGAVVMPLTQAPWGDAFGMCIDRYGTSWMVDISTPTPAG from the coding sequence ATGGACCTGCGACTGAACCCCTACCTGAGCTTCGACGGCACGGCAGCGGAGGCGATGGAGTTCTACCGCGGCGTCTTCGGCGGCCACCTCGCTCAGACGTCGTACGCCGAGGCGGGTCAGAGCGACGAGCCGGGGGAGCGTGACAAGGTGATGCACGCGATGCTCGTCAGCGCCGACGGGTTCGTGCTGATGGGCGCGGACAACCCCGCGGGCCTCGAACGCATCCCCGGCAACGCCTTCGCGGTATCGCTGAGCGGTGCGGACGAGACGAAGCTGCGCGGCTTCTGGGAGCGGCTCAGCGACGACGGGGCCGTGGTGATGCCGTTGACCCAGGCGCCGTGGGGCGACGCCTTCGGCATGTGCATCGACCGCTACGGAACCAGCTGGATGGTCGACATCAGTACGCCGACGCCGGCCGGCTGA
- a CDS encoding AAA family ATPase produces MRLHTLEITAFGPFADTVTVDFDELSRADLFLLSGPTGAGKTSVLDAVCFALYGDVPGDRGSARRLRSDHAAPGVAPRVVLETTLSGRRFRLSRSPAWERPKKRGTGTTTEQASVVIAERVDGEWVTLSTRLDETGHLVAGLLGMNLTQFTQVAMLPQGRFQSFLRARSEERHQLLQRLFRTGRFEQVEGWLRERRRTLARSCDAAHQDVADLVSRVSEATDAHPPADWDPRDLTVPAADGSVRAWARGLADDAARADVAAEAAAGAAAAAEHAARQALDDARALLVRRRRLDAAAAELRALDDAAESHAEDAQRLDRARRAATVAPVHRVALGAAAARERTALAADAALDDAAAALGLLVAGRADITDAHTSALDAAAQVRAAMPDERRLAALETQVADLTERDRVLSTRATALREDAAALPATLATLRTDLDAARGSAAEAGSLGAAVAALEQRWAAHRQLGELGPQLVSATAELDAARATLTSRREEWLDLREARLEGMAGEIAAALAVGECCPVCGSQDHPLKAERGADAIDAAVEREAQRAVDDAKSEEHLRAEKVRELTMLLELARERAGEGDEPTLAAELDATRARLADAQRAADLAGELTERLESTEARLRGLTEQHAHLTAEQSALTSELTGCRAEAARVRQCVEQLLVGSEHTDLASLAAEHERRARVLAAALRAAEEHDAATAAAREAEAALAAAVADAGFHSVEDALAAVLPSQEIEQLARRVAHHEQRRASALEVLAEPDSAEIAAAELPDPAALEAAHGDALAALGSARSTAALWAGRARRLTQLSAALGTALDAWAPVREDLDLTTRLCSFVDGRSPDNHLQMRLSAYVLAYRLSQVVAAANERLAVMSDQRYTLEHTARRGAGETRGGLSLLVRDDWSGESRDPVTLSGGETFVVSLALALGLADVITQEAGGADLDTLFVDEGFGSLDADTLDDVLDVLDSLRDGGRVVGVVSHVSEMRDRIPAQLVVTKTRKGSSLSLSRPASAY; encoded by the coding sequence ATGCGCCTGCACACCCTCGAGATCACCGCCTTCGGGCCGTTCGCCGACACCGTCACCGTCGACTTCGACGAGCTGTCCCGGGCCGACCTGTTCCTCCTCTCCGGGCCGACCGGCGCCGGCAAGACCAGCGTCCTCGACGCCGTGTGCTTCGCGCTGTACGGCGACGTGCCCGGCGACCGGGGATCGGCGCGCCGGCTGCGCTCCGACCACGCCGCGCCGGGCGTCGCGCCCCGCGTGGTGCTGGAGACCACCCTCTCCGGGCGCCGCTTCCGCCTGAGCCGCTCCCCCGCGTGGGAGCGGCCCAAGAAGCGCGGCACCGGCACCACCACCGAGCAGGCCTCGGTGGTCATCGCCGAACGCGTCGACGGTGAGTGGGTCACCCTCTCCACCCGGCTTGACGAGACCGGGCACCTGGTGGCCGGGCTGCTCGGCATGAACCTCACCCAGTTCACCCAGGTGGCGATGCTGCCGCAGGGCCGCTTCCAGTCCTTCCTGCGCGCCCGCTCCGAGGAGCGCCACCAGCTGCTCCAGCGGCTCTTCCGCACCGGCCGGTTCGAGCAGGTCGAGGGATGGCTGCGCGAACGCCGCCGCACCCTCGCGCGGTCCTGCGACGCCGCCCACCAGGACGTCGCCGACCTGGTCAGCCGGGTCAGCGAGGCCACCGACGCCCACCCGCCGGCCGACTGGGACCCGCGCGACCTGACGGTCCCCGCGGCCGACGGCTCCGTGCGCGCCTGGGCCCGCGGCCTCGCGGACGACGCCGCTCGCGCCGACGTCGCCGCGGAGGCCGCGGCCGGCGCCGCGGCGGCGGCCGAGCACGCCGCCCGACAGGCACTCGACGACGCCCGCGCGCTGCTGGTGCGCCGCCGTCGCCTCGACGCCGCCGCGGCGGAGCTGCGCGCGCTCGACGACGCGGCCGAGAGCCATGCCGAGGACGCGCAGCGCCTCGACCGGGCCCGTCGTGCGGCCACGGTGGCCCCCGTCCACCGCGTGGCGCTCGGCGCCGCGGCGGCGCGTGAGCGCACCGCCCTCGCCGCGGACGCCGCCCTCGACGACGCCGCGGCGGCGCTCGGTCTGCTGGTGGCCGGTCGCGCGGACATCACCGACGCCCACACGAGTGCGCTCGACGCCGCCGCCCAGGTGCGCGCGGCGATGCCCGACGAGCGCCGTCTCGCCGCGCTGGAGACGCAGGTCGCCGACCTCACCGAGCGCGACCGGGTGCTTTCCACCCGCGCCACCGCGCTGCGCGAGGACGCCGCCGCCCTGCCGGCCACCCTCGCGACGCTGCGTACCGACCTCGACGCCGCCCGTGGCAGCGCCGCGGAGGCCGGCTCGCTGGGCGCCGCCGTCGCGGCGCTGGAGCAGCGGTGGGCCGCGCACCGCCAGCTCGGCGAGCTCGGCCCGCAGCTCGTGAGCGCCACCGCCGAGCTCGACGCCGCGCGCGCCACGCTCACGAGCCGCCGCGAGGAATGGCTCGACCTGCGCGAGGCCCGCCTGGAGGGGATGGCCGGCGAGATCGCCGCGGCGCTCGCCGTGGGCGAGTGCTGCCCGGTGTGCGGGTCGCAGGACCATCCGCTCAAGGCCGAGCGCGGTGCCGACGCGATCGACGCCGCCGTTGAGCGCGAGGCCCAGCGTGCGGTCGACGACGCCAAGTCCGAGGAGCACCTGCGTGCCGAGAAGGTGCGCGAGCTGACCATGCTGCTCGAGCTCGCCCGCGAGCGCGCCGGCGAGGGCGACGAGCCGACGCTCGCCGCCGAGCTCGACGCGACCCGGGCCCGACTGGCCGACGCCCAGCGTGCCGCCGACCTCGCCGGCGAGCTCACCGAGCGCCTCGAGAGCACCGAGGCCCGGTTGCGCGGGCTCACCGAGCAGCACGCCCACCTCACCGCCGAGCAGAGCGCCCTGACCAGCGAGCTCACGGGCTGCCGCGCGGAGGCCGCGCGGGTCCGCCAGTGCGTCGAGCAGCTCCTCGTCGGCTCCGAGCACACCGACCTCGCCTCCCTGGCCGCCGAGCACGAGCGCCGGGCACGGGTGCTGGCCGCCGCGCTCCGGGCGGCCGAGGAGCACGACGCCGCCACCGCGGCGGCCCGGGAGGCCGAGGCGGCGCTCGCGGCCGCCGTCGCCGACGCCGGGTTCCACAGCGTCGAGGACGCCCTGGCCGCGGTGCTCCCGTCCCAGGAGATCGAGCAGCTCGCCCGCCGTGTCGCCCACCACGAGCAGCGGCGCGCCTCGGCGCTCGAGGTGCTCGCCGAGCCCGACAGCGCAGAGATCGCCGCGGCCGAGCTGCCCGACCCGGCTGCCCTGGAGGCCGCCCACGGCGACGCACTCGCCGCGCTCGGCAGCGCACGGTCCACCGCCGCGCTGTGGGCCGGGCGCGCCCGGCGGCTCACCCAGCTGAGCGCCGCCCTCGGCACCGCCCTCGATGCCTGGGCGCCGGTGCGCGAGGACCTCGACCTCACCACCCGCCTGTGCTCGTTCGTCGACGGGCGGTCCCCGGACAACCACCTGCAGATGCGGCTCTCCGCCTACGTCCTGGCCTACCGGCTCAGCCAGGTGGTCGCGGCCGCCAACGAGCGGCTCGCGGTGATGAGCGACCAGCGCTACACCCTCGAGCACACCGCGCGCCGCGGCGCCGGTGAGACCCGTGGCGGCCTCAGCCTGCTGGTGCGCGACGACTGGTCGGGTGAGTCCCGCGACCCGGTCACCCTGTCCGGCGGCGAGACCTTCGTGGTGTCCCTCGCCCTCGCGCTGGGGCTGGCCGATGTCATCACCCAGGAGGCCGGCGGCGCCGACCTCGACACCCTCTTCGTCGACGAGGGCTTCGGCTCCCTGGACGCCGACACCCTCGACGACGTCCTCGACGTGCTGGACTCGCTGCGCGACGGCGGGCGGGTCGTCGGGGTGGTCAGCCACGTGTCGGAGATGCGCGACCGGATCCCGGCCCAGCTGGTGGTGACCAAGACCCGCAAGGGCTCCTCGCTCTCGCTCAGCCGGCCGGCGTCGGCGTACTGA